The following coding sequences lie in one Chanos chanos chromosome 4, fChaCha1.1, whole genome shotgun sequence genomic window:
- the vipb gene encoding vasoactive intestinal peptide b → MISVSGSQSLLLVVLCSVLCSRTLCLPAITTYSSLSRSGPLSGDGGEDWTNNPSIQDLESYKLLYEIANTVERPTRHADGLFTSGYSKLLGQLSAKEYLESLLSKRVSDDFDEDQMPVKRHSDAVFTDNYSRLRKQMAVKKYLNSVLAGKRR, encoded by the exons ATGATATCAGTGAGCGGTTCCCAGTCTCTTCTCCTGGTAGTTCTGTGCAGTGTATTATGCTCCAGGACTCTGTGTCTACCAGCAATCACCACGTACTCTTCCTTGAG TCGTTCAGGACCTCTAAGTGGAGATGGTGGTGAGGACTGGACCAACAACCCGTCAATACAAGATCTGGAGAGCTATAAACTTCTCTACGAGATCGCAAATACCGTTGAAAG ACCGACCAGACATGCTGACGGTCTGTTCACTAGTGGATACAGCAAGCTACTTGGCCAGCTTTCTGCAAAAGAATACCTCGAATCCTTGCTTTCTAAACGAGtcag CGATGACTTTGACGAGGACCAGATGCCGGTGAAACGCCACTCAGACGCTGTCTTCACAGATAACTACAGCCGCCTCCGTAAACAAATGGCAGTCAAAAAGTATCTTAACTCGGTTCTAGCAGGGAAGAGGAGGTAA
- the sult6b1 gene encoding sulfotransferase 6B1 has translation MSGTEPTGRIQSKMEMASKMKDEDKLYKYEGIIYSSIMSPVENLEALKGMDAREDDKMLVAYPKCGFNWMVAVVRKIMSASTGKKVVNDMPPLIEFFSPEIQKTLVQMPSPRFLGTHLHPDNIPASFTAKKVKMVVIFRNPKDTVVSFFHFMNKNPVLPSAEPWDKFFSDFMTGQVPWGSYFDHALAWEKLMDDPNVKIMTYEEMKENLPEGVRMIAEFYGFPLTEEQIKTIAEESTFNAMKESSQSSHGNLGNVFFRKGEVGDWKNHFSEAQSKQMDEEFQKKLGGTKLGAKMKYDYYCK, from the exons ATGAGTGGGACAGAGCCCACAGGTCGTATCCAGTCAAAAATGGAAATGGCTTCTAAAATGAAGGATGAGGACAAACTTTACAAATATGAGGGCATTATTTACTCCAGTATCATGAGTCCAGTGGAGAATCTAGAAGCCTTGAAAGGGATGGATGCCAGGGAAGATGACAAAATGCTGGTGGCATATCCAAAGTGTG GGTTCAACTGGATGGTGGCAGTGGTACGCAAAATTATGAGTGCATCCACAGGAAAGAAAGTAGTCAATGATATGCCTCCACTGATAGAATTCTTTTCTCCAGAGATTCAAAAG ACTCTGGTACAAATGCCGTCGCCGAGGTTTCTTGGAACACATTTGCACCCTGACAACATCCCTGCCTCTTTTACGGCGAAGAAAGTCAAG ATGGTGGTAATATTCCGAAACCCTAAAGATACAGTGGTCTCCTTTTTCCACTTCATGAACAAAAATCCAGTCCTACCCAGTGCTGAGCCCTGGGACAAATTTTTCTCCGATTTCATGACAGGACAAG TTCCCTGGGGCTCTTATTTTGATCATGCTCTTGCCTGGGAGAAGCTCATGGATGACCCAAATGTGAAGATAATGACTTATGAGGAAATGAAGgag aACTTGCCAGAAGGCGTGCGGATGATTGCTGAGTTCTACGGCTTTCCTCTGACTGAGGAGCAGATTAAGACCATTGCTGAAGAGAGCACTTTCAATGCTATGAAGGAGAGCTCCCAAAGCTCCCACGGCAATCTGGGCAACGTGTTCTTCCGGAAAG GTGAAGTAGGAGACTGGAAGAACCACTTCAGTGAGGCTCAGAGTAAACAAATGGATGAGGAATTCCAGAAAAAACTGGGTGGAACAAAACTAGGagctaaaatgaaatatgactaTTACTGCAAGTAG